A genomic window from Aquila chrysaetos chrysaetos chromosome 9, bAquChr1.4, whole genome shotgun sequence includes:
- the MLLT11 gene encoding protein AF1q, translated as MLDTISSQYDSFIYWRMPIPRLDVAELEGLGLSDVALYKPKGGLGKLTGKQDQVSQDISKEEDSLLQFNSFNFWRAPIASISSLDFDLI; from the coding sequence ATGCTGGACACCATCAGCAGCCAGTATGATTCCTTCATCTACTGGAGGATGCCGATCCCACGGCTGGACGTGGCggagctggaggggctggggcttAGTGACGTGGCCCTCTACAAACCCAAAGGAGGGCTGGGCAAGCTCACTGGCAAGCAGGATCAGGTCAGCCAGGACATCTCCAAAGAAGAGGACAGTCTGCTGCAGTTCAACAGCTTTAATTTCTGGAGAGCTCCTATTGCCAGCATTAGCTCATTAGATTTCGATCTCATTTGA